The Desulfomicrobium orale DSM 12838 genome includes a window with the following:
- the gatC gene encoding Asp-tRNA(Asn)/Glu-tRNA(Gln) amidotransferase subunit GatC, whose product MKVSPDKARAIATLARLDISPEKAAVLAGQMDGILAYMDKLNELDTSGVEPMYTPLDQPGPLREDQCRSSFSRARILEGAPETDGEYFIVPRIV is encoded by the coding sequence TCCCGACAAGGCCCGCGCCATCGCCACCCTGGCCCGGCTGGACATCTCCCCGGAAAAGGCCGCTGTTCTCGCCGGGCAGATGGACGGCATCCTCGCCTATATGGACAAGCTGAACGAACTGGACACTTCGGGTGTCGAGCCCATGTACACGCCTCTGGATCAGCCCGGTCCGCTGCGCGAGGATCAGTGCCGCAGCTCTTTCTCCCGCGCCCGGATCCTCGAAGGCGCTCCGGAAACAGACGGCGAGTATTTCATCGTGCCCCGCATCGTCTGA